The window TCAATATGAgggtgtatgaccgttcacaAAATCATGTCGATACTCGCCAAGGCTAAAATGCCCATAAATATACTCTAGGGGggtgtgactagttgtcaattcttcctacccggattatatgctatcaaagtcgTTGCTATTGCCTACGGAActtataacattgctttctttaacattgttttcaatgtatttcctcgctcacgttttctaaatcATTTCTCTCAAATGTGACCCAAGGCTCAAGTATACACAAATATTGTTTGCAAAGTGCGAATTTCACACAACTGACTTGTTCGctaggttagaacaagtgtcacACAATTGTTGTCCCGTTGCCACAAtagtgcaattgtgacactAGGCAAACTAATGTGTAGATCAACGAGTTTGAAGTAAACTTAACTACTGACCTGCAAATTTCCAACAAGAAGCGCAAATAGTATCAACCCAGAAATGGTAATGGTGACTGCAAAGTAGATTTCCCACAAATGGTCACTAGTTTTGAGGTCTTGTCCCAATGAGCTGCAACATATTAAATCTATAAGTGTCAAAAGCAAGATCCTAAAAGCCTAAGATGCATTTCAGTTAATGAAGTAATGTAGTTTTTCTACTGCAATCCATCCAGATATCATAATCACTCATCAGAATCTAGCAGATAGGTACTTTGTCTCGAATCACGACGTGAAGTTTCCGAGCCGTAAAGTCCTTAGAAAGTTTATGAGATGATCCATGACAAATCAATAACTTTAATATAGACAATGAGTTATTGTTTGGTAAAAGtaaatccaaaaagaaaaaactcagACGAACCTCAATTTCTGCAGACCCCAccaataacaaaaagaaattttcctCATGAAATTTCTTGATTTCACAATACGAAGACCAACTTCGAACATTCCAAAATCAAAAGTTTGAGACTCATTTCCAGATTTTCCAGAGCAAAAACTGTCAGCACTCGAATTGCCGTTTGTAGCGTAGTCACAGTTTAGAGGGCAATGTACACACCTTTCTTCCCAGCAAActgtttttctctctatagTGAATAAGTACCAAAATGCTCCAATAACCTAATAGAGCAATATAATTATATGCTTATTAGAAGAAAGCACACCAGAGAAGTGTTGCTATTACTAACACTTCAAAAGGAACACAAGTGAGAATCAACGCACATGGCTTGCAAGCATATAAAGGAAGAGATTGAATGCAGCTTTAGCCCCAGCAGTTTCTGGGAGAATGTTAGAACTCCATCTAACTTTCTTTAAGAACGAGTAGATTCGAAAGACCCTCGGCAAATATTGAACGACGAGAATATATTTCAGTGACCTCACTGCATATATAAATCCGTATCCTTTGAGGCTTGGAATGAGTATTAAACTCACCACCTACCCCGACCATTTTTCACATGCATCACAACAATATCAGTAGCCAAAAAATCAGGAATATAATCATGTTCTTgtgcaaatttgagatataatattgaTAGAATCTATGTGTACAGAGGGTGAAGGTTCATACCTGGGGGAGTGGAAGAACTGCAAGAACATCAACAGTGAAGTAGGATAAAAGAAATCTCCATGCTCTTGTGCAAACACCATCATCAGCATCGTCACGATTTGCATTATAAAATGAGGAGTATCCAAGATGAAAATGACAGACAATAAGAATTATGTAGAGTAAGTCTGTAATTGAGCGAAGAATTACAGCTACTTTCCTCAACTTCTTGTCAAATCCGACACATCTTTTGTCATCGTCAACCACCAGGATGTAACAGAACAAAGGATCCAAAGAGGTAGCAATCACACACAACATGACAAGTATTTCATTCCACAAATGAAGGAGTAGTGGGTTTTtatcaaaaatacttttgataTATCCCAACCCTTTACTCCTAATTTCTTGTTCGAAATATATGTTTCCAAAACTCGTAAGCCTGTCAAAACTAGAGGAAAAGCTTGCTGAAACCGATCTTATTGATCTTAGGGAGTACCGTGGGTGTGTTTCTCCAGCTGATGGATGTTCCTTTTGATGAAAACCGTCTGTAGCCCTGGACAGGGGGCAGAGCAAGTGCAACAAATAAACCGACAGATACATCTACTATTTGATTACGAGatcatgaagaaaagaaaagaaaccacGTTTAATCCTCTTTAGATTTTCCCTTCCCGACTTCCCCTtaacgttttaaaacgtgtctagtagagagaggtttctaacTCTTGTACGGAATCtcccctccaaccgatgtgggatctcacaatccatctccttgGAGGCCagtagtgtcctcgctgacacactgcctggtgcctgactctgatactatttgtaacagttcgagtccaccgctagtagatattgtcttctttaagcttttacttttaagatttctttcaaaattattacaaCGTGTCTATTAAGAAAAGTTTTCGACTCTCATAAAGAATGCCCATTCCCCCATCAactattaaaagtaaaaaaagaaagaaacagaggtGACTGATGAAAGTAGCTTTTCCTGAGTTGAAAGGATTGAAAAAGTGACCCAATGAATgttaaaggaaagaaatgagGGAGAAAACAACCCAACttcgttttttctttcgaaatATTAAACAATTATTGTTATGGAATTAACTCCTGAACCTACTTCCAGCACACAAAAAGCTCACAAACTCCTGAAATTTGTTAGAACTAGACGGCTAAAGCTTAGAGTAATTTTGTGGATCTATCGCAATTATGAAGCATAATGAAGTAGAAAACGTAAAAACACTTGAAGAAACTATAATAATCCCAAGAACTTGGGAAGGAAGGCAGTAGAGCAGAGAGAAAGAACAGTAAGTTCTGCCTTTCACTTTTTGACTCCTTACCAGTTACCAGCTCCCCAAATGATCCAAACTCAAATTGAGTGAACATCACAAGTGGGTTCAgtcccttgtagttgattcacTAATTAGCACCCATATTACATCCCCCCCAACCCCACAATCACAGTTATgcaagaggaagaagaaaaatgcgTCGTAGAATCCAACATGAACAGAATGAGTAGAACGAGTAGAATGAGTAGAGCTTACTTCTGTACTTCCATGGCTGATTGAGTGAGAAACAAATGATGGAGCTCACATGTAGGaccaaaaaatgaatgaagcTTATATAGAGATGTTGCCGGGAAGGTAATTTAAAGCTTCCGCCGGTAGTGATGTCACAAACTTCCAGTTGTGGAAGGAGGTTTGAGCCGCCATAATCAACCAAATAAAGGAATGATGATGAATTAGTATAGGAACAAACATAAATGCTTTTAATCAAACCAATAGTCGATGATGAATGGGACCGCTGCCTAagataaaagagaaataaaagatTCCTTTTTCATGTTTGCATTTTTCAAATACATGACAAGAatgaaagcaaaaagaaaggctttcattttattcacaaaattttaactttaattttgtataaattatagataggataattttttttttaacatgtgATTTCAAAATTAGTACATGGTTGTTGGGAAAAAAAGtaactcaattattttatcacATTCACACTTTAATGAGTCAATatagaaatataatttatattattaaaaaaagtacatATATGTTGAGTTTGAGTGGATGGTTGTagcttcaaaatatatataaagaaagaaataagagaTAATGATGAAGACATAAAAGCCaagtgattttattttttattaattaaccaTAGagtaatacaaaattaatttagtttatttttatttttaatagactAAAGTAATGGAAATTCCacaataaaatagtaattaacTCCATCCATCCACCCACTCCATTACTAATTGAATTTAAGATCCTTAGAGGTCTTACCaaccaattttatatttccatccattattattattattattattttattatttttttttttggagtggAGCCATGTGAAAATTAACCATTCATTCAATCCATTCACAAtcacaatttcaaattcaatcacaatttcaaattcaCGTGGTTAGTGTGGTTGACTCAACTTTGAGTTTTTCACtcggaaaataaaatttgttcataAGCTAAAAAAAACGAGGTGATTGAATGTAAGATAAAAGTGGAATGTAATGATATCATCATTTAGAAAGAAGCAGACACGAATTTCAGACAAGAGCTAAGATAACAACCAtggttttgaaatgaaaatcgAGCGACGTAGACAAAAGTTAGGGGAGGCTTCACATGCTATTTGATCATTacaaaatgaatgaaagatgTTCAAAATGAACGATTACAAATAAGAACACAATTTCAATATGAAGTCATAAACAACAAATGTAAGTATCATCTTTTTAACAGTATGGTTAAGAGTTATTGTCTTCCAAGGTAAAATCAGGCTCTGCTGGCTTCTGAAGCAGCATGGACATCCTAGCTTTCCTAGAACTGTTTCGTCTCCTCGCCCGAAGCATGTTGGCTGCAAATCTAGATGCATAAATGGTGGCGCCTAAACTCGGTGACCGCTCGTCGATGGAAGCCAGTACGACTttcaacctactctcttcttccttcacaCACTCCCTGAGCTTCTTTCTTTGATGCCACCTCCATGCTGCTTGTAAGAAACAAGCTGCCCAGGTTCTCCATTGCTGTGAGTAAAATCTGAAAATCTGGCGCAGCTGCTTGCTGTGAAGCCTACGGTATTGAGTGGCTACAATTTTCAAGTCGTCGGGTTTAAAGGCAAATGCTTCGACTTCTGTGAGCGACCGAACGGTTCGAGTTGAAATGGGGAGATTGGTTGAGGAGTGAGGGTCTAGACCCCAAGTCAGTAACTCTTCTCCACAGAAATCACCAGCCATGAGGAAATCAGAGTTGAAGAAACCAGTTCTCCCTCCATTTGTAGTCATGGTTAAGAGCTTGCCTCGCATGATGAAGAGCATCTCATCGACTGGATCGCCTTCCCGAACAATGCAGCTTTCTTCTGTGTACAACACGGGCTTTAGACGTGCACACATTGCATCCAACAATTGGTCATCCATCTTTTCAAACATCGGAACCTTAATGGAAAATGTACATAAATCATcagaatcaattaaaaaagttaagcTTGCAATAAGTGTGTAACCGAGCTAGTGATTGTTTATGACCTTTGTCTATCCATCTTTTCATACAGTGGATGCTTAACCAAGCTAGTATCTCTCCAAAAGTGATCATAggacaaaacaaaagaaaactcacTCGCATAAGCAAAACCAAGCAAAGATGGCGCTTAATATCTCTATGGAGGTCTTTAGGCAGATTATGCAGCAGATTATGTTCATCAGCGCCTCTGGTATCCTGCCACATGTAATGTTCATACCTTCGAACCCGCTCCCTCATATTCTCAGGGAGTAAACGATGCGACATCCATTGTTCAACATCTCTCCTTCTCACTCTCATCTCCTCCACCCTTGTGTTTGTGGATCGCCAACACATCTGCTCGAAAGCAAGTTTCACACAGAGAGAGACTTCTCGTTCTAAGAAGGAATTGCACAAGATTTCATATATAACAATGTAAAATATGCATCAAACACTGCATAGGCTTATATAACAAGTACATCTATGTTGCTCAACAGTTCATATTCATGTAAAGAAAAGCGATTCTATGGCACCCAAAGATGAGTAACAGCAGCAAGAATAGGCAGTACCAACCTGCAGGTTGCCAAGGAGAGACGCAAACAACACTAGGCCAGAGATGCAAATCAAAATGGCAAAGCAGTTTTCCCAATTGCAAGTACTTGTAGTGAGATTTTGACCCAAAGCGCTGCATCCAAGAGAGAAGTACATGTATCCAGAAAACTTCTTCAATACTATATGGAAAAATTAGTATGCAAAAACTACTAAATTGAGTGAACTTTTATGTGAGTTCTAATCATTTAGCATAACTTTCATCTGCGATCTAAGCCAATTGAATCAAGAGCAGCTTAGACAAGCACAAAATTGTATAAAACTCAGGGCAGCCTGCGGTGGACTAGGTACAAGGTAGTCACAACTATAAGCCCAAGACTTTCAACTAAAAAAGTATATAGAGAAAGCAACAGGAATCAcataatatgaatataaaaacaCGTTCCCGAGGATGTTTGTAAATTTATAGCAGATCTCTCAATCAGAAAGAGTAACCAAGAAGGGCAGTGGACAGCATACCTTAGATTCCTTAAGCCCCACCAAAAGCAGTGAAGAAACTTCTTGGGAAAGTGTGATTCCCCAATATCAGATTGAAGGGCTTGAAGGAATATTCCAAAGTTAAAGATTCCTACATTTGGCTTTTCGATTGGACAAGAAGCATTGAGGAATAGGTTTCCTTCATGACTGTAATTGTAGCCACAATACAAGGAAGTAAGGTTACAGCCAGGATGTTTGCTACAAGCATCATGCCAGCATTGGGCTTCTCGTTCTACAGAACATAAGTACCAGATTGACCCAAATACCTAGGAATAAAAACACACaaagaagataagaaaaatGTCACTGCAACACAGAGATGAACTAAAGGTGTGAATATAATTAGTAGAAATACTATAGTTCATTTAGCACACTCGAGGTCAAGGaatctgtaacagcccaagcccaccgctagtagatattgtcctttttgggcttcctctcaaggtttttaaaacgtatttgctagggagaggtttccacacctttataaagaatgctccgttctcctctccatccgatgtggaatctcacataaTCAAATGCAAATGGTAGCATGCACAACTATTCCTCTACTTTggctattttgtttttcaaataaacCCAAGATTCCATGAAAACATTCCATTAAGCACCCAAGGAGCAGAGGAGAAAACTAACATGACTGGCTAGCATGTAGAGAAAGAGATTAAACGCAGCTCCTGCCCAAGCAGTTTCAATGAGTATGCCAGAGGTCCTTGTAACTTCTTTATACAGAGGATAGATTCGAAGAAACCTTGGCACAAATTGACATAATACAGCAAGTTTCAGCAAGTTCTCTGTATTCCACGATCTCAAACCTCTAATTTTATGGATGTTTATCAAAATCATCACCTAgacacattaaaaaaaataaaataaagcagGACAGTTCAcgtatcaaaatcaaagagctGAACATTGCACTAGCAACCTTGAAATAAGTGGAACCACATTTCCTACAACTTCCCAATAAAACTTATTGTTTAcaaagaactaaaaaatacAAGTAATAATCAATTGATGCTGAATCATTGCAATTAGCGTTCGAAAACTAGGACCTGACAATTTGTTCAAACCATTTTAAGatagaaaagggaaaaatgatGGAA is drawn from Cucurbita pepo subsp. pepo cultivar mu-cu-16 chromosome LG09, ASM280686v2, whole genome shotgun sequence and contains these coding sequences:
- the LOC111801732 gene encoding cyclic nucleotide-gated ion channel 1-like isoform X2, with the protein product MEVQKATDGFHQKEHPSAGETHPRYSLRSIRSVSASFSSSFDRLTSFGNIYFEQEIRSKGLGYIKSIFDKNPLLLHLWNEILVMLCVIATSLDPLFCYILVVDDDKRCVGFDKKLRKVAVILRSITDLLYIILIVCHFHLGYSSFYNANRDDADDGVCTRAWRFLLSYFTVDVLAVLPLPQVVSLILIPSLKGYGFIYAVRSLKYILVVQYLPRVFRIYSFLKKVRWSSNILPETAGAKAAFNLFLYMLASHVIGAFWYLFTIERKTVCWEERCVHCPLNCDYATNGNSSADSFCSGKSGNESQTFDFGMFEVGLRIVKSRNFMRKISFCYWWGLQKLSSLGQDLKTSDHLWEIYFAVTITISGLILFALLVGNLQTYLQSTIARLEEMRLKGQDIELWMAFHSLPRKLKKRIKKYERYKWRETKGVDVELLLHNLPRDLRRDTKRHLCSTPLKSVPKFQNMDDKLLDAICDCLRPVLYIERSLIIQEGEPLDEMVFIIRGQVRIYSKSDNGIAASSTLFNCLTKGDFYGEALLEWALHHPTSTTVPISTKTLRAHSKVEAFILIANDLKTVVSKFWWLFSRNSPSLKAIWEPWAALALQVAWRRYHKSKKEKNRSRLGIEGRINTQKSDAPFTASTYIVRALRALKLKRKKSQAESSRV
- the LOC111801732 gene encoding cyclic nucleotide-gated ion channel 1-like isoform X1, whose amino-acid sequence is MYLSVYLLHLLCPLSRATDGFHQKEHPSAGETHPRYSLRSIRSVSASFSSSFDRLTSFGNIYFEQEIRSKGLGYIKSIFDKNPLLLHLWNEILVMLCVIATSLDPLFCYILVVDDDKRCVGFDKKLRKVAVILRSITDLLYIILIVCHFHLGYSSFYNANRDDADDGVCTRAWRFLLSYFTVDVLAVLPLPQVVSLILIPSLKGYGFIYAVRSLKYILVVQYLPRVFRIYSFLKKVRWSSNILPETAGAKAAFNLFLYMLASHVIGAFWYLFTIERKTVCWEERCVHCPLNCDYATNGNSSADSFCSGKSGNESQTFDFGMFEVGLRIVKSRNFMRKISFCYWWGLQKLSSLGQDLKTSDHLWEIYFAVTITISGLILFALLVGNLQTYLQSTIARLEEMRLKGQDIELWMAFHSLPRKLKKRIKKYERYKWRETKGVDVELLLHNLPRDLRRDTKRHLCSTPLKSVPKFQNMDDKLLDAICDCLRPVLYIERSLIIQEGEPLDEMVFIIRGQVRIYSKSDNGIAASSTLFNCLTKGDFYGEALLEWALHHPTSTTVPISTKTLRAHSKVEAFILIANDLKTVVSKFWWLFSRNSPSLKAIWEPWAALALQVAWRRYHKSKKEKNRSRLGIEGRINTQKSDAPFTASTYIVRALRALKLKRKKSQAESSRV
- the LOC111801906 gene encoding cyclic nucleotide-gated ion channel 1-like; amino-acid sequence: MNSALHRGLASSSHGSRGIEKSLKSPSCNNLMPEGLRSGKRILDPQGPFLQSWNKIFVLSCVVAVSLDPLFFYVPVIDNRNKCLRLDEKVETVACILRLFTDLFYVVHIVFQFRTGFIAPSSRVFGRGVLIEDSWAIAMRYLSSYFLIDIFSVLPLPQVMILINIHKIRGLRSWNTENLLKLAVLCQFVPRFLRIYPLYKEVTRTSGILIETAWAGAAFNLFLYMLASHVFGSIWYLCSVEREAQCWHDACSKHPGCNLTSLYCGYNYSHEGNLFLNASCPIEKPNVGIFNFGIFLQALQSDIGESHFPKKFLHCFWWGLRNLSALGQNLTTSTCNWENCFAILICISGLVLFASLLGNLQMCWRSTNTRVEEMRVRRRDVEQWMSHRLLPENMRERVRRYEHYMWQDTRGADEHNLLHNLPKDLHRDIKRHLCLVLLMRVPMFEKMDDQLLDAMCARLKPVLYTEESCIVREGDPVDEMLFIMRGKLLTMTTNGGRTGFFNSDFLMAGDFCGEELLTWGLDPHSSTNLPISTRTVRSLTEVEAFAFKPDDLKIVATQYRRLHSKQLRQIFRFYSQQWRTWAACFLQAAWRWHQRKKLRECVKEEESRLKVVLASIDERSPSLGATIYASRFAANMLRARRRNSSRKARMSMLLQKPAEPDFTLEDNNS